Proteins encoded in a region of the Helicobacteraceae bacterium genome:
- a CDS encoding DNA translocase FtsK 4TM domain-containing protein produces the protein MKREAYFFVAVGLWIYIAIALYVGSIAKVGVYGKELAEVFEELFGFLIYAAPPVGIYLAWRGYRRFTSARRFIETFAAVLLFGFAGLIFQALLFERGSTGVMLCEAMRPIIGSVGAGVFGFFLIVNGWLLAFDVTIIDLLTFLARKFPNTKLFDHWRTFKEAAKDSFADMALRSKEKNGLSNLPRLEPKTPTSDETPKRKKKPTRIFDDDDFYVDDYASAPKDDRTASHGKIVRELEENKRLLEQVEKGERVKPKDFVLPSLDFLANIPPRHSEINENEIDAKIADLLEKLRMFKIEGDVTRTYTGPVVTTFEFKPAAHVKVSRVISLENDIAMALRAQTIRIQAPIPGKDVVGIEIPNKTYETIYLREVLSSSIFASAASALTIALGKDIVGNPFITDLKKLPHLLIAGTTGSGKSVGINAMILSLLYRNSPDNLRLLMIDPKMLEFSVYNDIPHLLTPVITKPKQAIAALSNMVSEMERRYSMMSKTKTKNIEGYNQKASEEGFEPLPFIVVVIDELADLMMSGGRDVEISIARLAQMARASGIHLIVATQRPSVDVITGLIKANLPSRISYRVGSKIDSKVILDTQGAESLLGRGDMLFTPPGSVGLVRLHAPFSSEKEIEKIVEFIKAQRAPEYDNSFLVEGGDLAGGASASEFDANESLDEMYDEAKQIVLNERKSSISYIQRRLQIGYNRAARIVEQLEKTGVLGEQNSKGQREILP, from the coding sequence GTGAAACGGGAAGCGTATTTTTTTGTCGCCGTAGGGTTGTGGATCTATATCGCGATCGCGCTTTACGTCGGCTCTATAGCCAAAGTCGGCGTTTATGGCAAAGAGTTGGCGGAGGTTTTTGAAGAGCTGTTTGGGTTTTTAATATACGCCGCGCCGCCCGTCGGGATATATCTAGCGTGGCGCGGATATAGACGTTTTACTTCCGCGCGCAGGTTTATAGAGACCTTCGCGGCGGTTTTGCTCTTTGGTTTCGCGGGGCTGATCTTTCAGGCGTTGCTCTTTGAGCGCGGATCGACGGGCGTTATGTTATGCGAAGCTATGCGCCCTATTATAGGTAGCGTCGGCGCGGGCGTTTTCGGATTTTTCCTGATCGTAAACGGCTGGCTGCTCGCGTTTGACGTTACCATTATCGATCTGCTAACGTTTTTGGCGCGCAAATTTCCAAACACGAAACTGTTCGATCATTGGCGCACTTTCAAAGAGGCGGCTAAAGACTCCTTTGCGGATATGGCTTTGCGCTCTAAAGAAAAAAACGGCTTATCCAATCTGCCGCGCCTCGAGCCAAAAACGCCGACGAGCGACGAAACGCCAAAACGCAAGAAAAAGCCGACGCGTATTTTTGACGACGACGATTTTTATGTCGATGATTACGCAAGCGCGCCAAAAGACGACAGAACCGCCTCGCACGGCAAGATTGTTAGAGAGCTGGAAGAGAACAAGCGGCTGCTAGAGCAAGTGGAAAAGGGCGAACGCGTAAAACCCAAAGATTTCGTGTTGCCTTCGCTTGATTTTCTAGCCAATATCCCGCCAAGACATAGCGAAATCAACGAGAACGAGATTGACGCCAAAATCGCCGATCTGCTAGAAAAACTGCGTATGTTTAAGATCGAAGGCGACGTAACGCGCACCTATACCGGTCCCGTAGTAACCACCTTTGAGTTCAAGCCGGCGGCGCACGTGAAGGTCTCCCGCGTTATTAGCCTTGAAAACGATATAGCTATGGCTTTGCGCGCGCAAACGATCCGTATCCAAGCGCCAATTCCGGGTAAAGACGTGGTAGGCATAGAGATACCGAATAAAACTTACGAGACCATCTACCTGCGCGAAGTTCTCTCTTCGTCGATCTTTGCGTCGGCGGCAAGCGCGCTTACGATCGCGCTTGGCAAGGATATTGTGGGTAATCCGTTCATAACCGATCTGAAAAAACTCCCGCATCTGCTGATCGCCGGAACGACGGGCAGCGGCAAAAGCGTCGGCATAAACGCGATGATTTTATCTCTTCTCTATCGCAACTCGCCCGATAACTTGCGGCTACTGATGATCGATCCTAAGATGTTGGAGTTTAGCGTTTATAACGATATTCCGCACCTATTAACCCCCGTTATAACCAAACCTAAGCAGGCTATAGCGGCGCTGTCGAATATGGTTTCCGAAATGGAGCGGCGCTACTCGATGATGAGCAAAACCAAGACCAAAAACATCGAAGGCTACAATCAAAAGGCAAGCGAGGAAGGTTTTGAACCGCTTCCGTTTATCGTGGTCGTGATCGACGAGCTTGCCGATCTGATGATGAGCGGCGGTAGAGACGTGGAAATCTCGATCGCGAGGTTAGCTCAAATGGCGCGAGCAAGCGGCATACACCTAATCGTCGCCACTCAACGCCCTAGCGTTGACGTGATCACGGGGTTAATAAAAGCCAATCTGCCAAGCCGCATAAGCTATCGCGTCGGCAGCAAGATCGACTCCAAAGTGATACTGGATACGCAAGGCGCCGAGAGCCTGCTTGGACGCGGAGATATGCTCTTTACGCCGCCCGGAAGCGTAGGTTTAGTGCGGTTGCACGCGCCGTTTAGCTCCGAGAAAGAGATTGAAAAGATCGTGGAGTTTATCAAAGCGCAACGCGCGCCGGAATACGACAATAGTTTCCTTGTCGAAGGCGGCGATCTAGCGGGAGGCGCGAGCGCGAGCGAGTTTGACGCGAACGAATCGCTTGACGAAATGTATGACGAAGCAAAACAGATCGTGCTAAACGAACGCAAAAGCTCGATTAGTTACATTCAGCGTCGCTTGCAGATAGGCTACAACCGCGCGGCGCGCATTGTGGAGCAGTTGGAAAAAACGGGGGTTTTGGGCGAGCAAAACAGCAAAGGTCAACGCGAGATTTTACCGTAG